The nucleotide window GCAGAGCACTTTGCTATTTCAAAAAGTTGTTTTAAAACTCACTTCAAGAGAAATTTCTTGATAAGCTATAGAGATTACTGCAACTAACTGAGAGTTCAATTAATTGAAAAAAGAATTTTAAATAAGCAATTATCGATGAAGCAAATTGCTTTTGAATTTGATTTCACCGATGAAAGCCACCTTTCAAATTATTTCAAAAAACAGAGAAATATAAAGCCGAGTGCGATGAAGAAATTATTACAGATGGATTTCTCAGGGTAGTTCGTTCTATCCATACTCCCTAATGCTTTGCAAAATTTACCCTTTCAGAATTTAAAACTCTGAAAGAATAAACTCAACAGTCACTATACAACATTTACCCTCTCCTATGCCAACTTCGGCCATTTGTAGTCGAATAATAAAGACCTTTTGATGTGTTAGCCAACAGCTCTTTTCCTGCATCAGTCAAATCGTAGAATTCGCCATAAGAAGTACTGGAACTTCTAGTATGCCAAGATCTCCCTGATGTGGTTGAGTATTCGATTGTAGTGCTTTTTTTTGGAGAAATTCTAATCAATTCACCGTCTTTAGTAATCATTTGTGACATAATTTTATTTTTTTAATGTTCAAAGACAAATTTATTGGAGGCCTCTGCCAAACAGTGACCGTTAAAAACCAATTTTAGTGGCAGTCGCATTTTTCTCCCATTTTTCGGAATTGCAAAAACTGATGATTTTTTCAAAGGTTAATTTGTTACCCAAAACCACTTCTTCCATAATACATTTGCGAGCAATATTTCCCATTTCACCACCCGAAAATTTATAGTTGTTCGCCAGATACAATGCTTCTTTAGTGGTTATGGTTGGCAATTTATTCTTCCAGATTTTGGAGGCATTTTCAATAGATGGTGCATCAAATTTTATTTTAAATAGAAAGCGTCTTTCAAAAGCGGGATCTAAATTGTTAACTAAATTAGAAGTAGCAAACAGGATTCCATCAAAATTTTCTAATTCTTCCAAAAGCACATTCTGGATTGCATTTTCAGTATCGGAAACACTGGACGAGCCTGCCATTTTTCGTTTTCCAATTACAGCATCGGCTTCATTGAAAAGCAAAATCGGACACACTTTTTCTTCCTTTTTGAACTCATAATAATCGGTAAATATCTTTTTGACCAGTTTCTGACTTTCGCCAAACCACATCGATTTGGTTTCCGAAATTTCTACTTTATAAATCGGGCGATTGTATTTTTTAGCAATTTGATAAACCGTTTCTGTTTTTCCCGTTCCGGGCGCACCGTATAAAAGTGTACTCACACCAACAGGCATATTATTCGTTTTCAATCGCTTTTGCAAATTAGAGAATGAAGCTTGCGACATACTTTTCACAACCGGTTCTAACAATTGTTGTTCTAAAAGATTGTAGAACAAACTGGTTTTATGAATTTTATCAGGATAAATAAGTTTGTCGTTATTGCTTTCCTTTTGTACAAACGAAATTCCTTCCATTTCACGGAGCATTTTTACGGCTTTTGAACTTAACTGAATCCGATGTCTGCTTCCAAATTCAGTTTTGTCTTTCTGAACCAAATCCAATACATTTAGTTTGGTTTTCCCTTCCAAAAAACTGGAGAGATAATCAAAAGTTTCTCTTTTGTTTTTTGTAAAATCATCAATTGTACTTTGTAATGCGGTATTAAAATCATTATTT belongs to Flavobacterium aquiphilum and includes:
- a CDS encoding ATP-binding protein — protein: METKELTILKAVEKVHQISKKAKLILERYDAVNPEIQYISSYFQINEIQSILLASFISLSCFDEIELKELIDYLGIKKIELLPYLNDIQCLINKNILDKVTNKNLLREDYSVKKSFLEFIVSNKTIPVELISIQPKEDSFHEFLKDMDVLSDAIDNNEIDYRSFAYKFSNLLENNQKFKLVNYACINLEPIDSFVFFDTIIDAIARGNNDFNTALQSTIDDFTKNKRETFDYLSSFLEGKTKLNVLDLVQKDKTEFGSRHRIQLSSKAVKMLREMEGISFVQKESNNDKLIYPDKIHKTSLFYNLLEQQLLEPVVKSMSQASFSNLQKRLKTNNMPVGVSTLLYGAPGTGKTETVYQIAKKYNRPIYKVEISETKSMWFGESQKLVKKIFTDYYEFKKEEKVCPILLFNEADAVIGKRKMAGSSSVSDTENAIQNVLLEELENFDGILFATSNLVNNLDPAFERRFLFKIKFDAPSIENASKIWKNKLPTITTKEALYLANNYKFSGGEMGNIARKCIMEEVVLGNKLTFEKIISFCNSEKWEKNATATKIGF
- a CDS encoding helix-turn-helix domain-containing protein; this translates as MRVQLIEKRILNKQLSMKQIAFEFDFTDESHLSNYFKKQRNIKPSAMKKLLQMDFSG